Part of the Nostoc sp. ATCC 53789 genome, GAGCTTTTTGTTCAGCCTCTGAAGTATGCCATAGACAGACTCAGATTCTTTAGCTCTCTCTTTCCAGGGTTTCAGATTAGCAAAGGCAATACCCAAATTAGAAGCATTACCATCGAAACCAAAGCCACTGATCATAAAACTAGCTCTAACTTCGGGAGCCGATGTTACTTCTTTGACAACCCGATCCATAACAGATTCGGTGTACTTCAAAGAAACCCCATCTGGCCCTTGGACAATTACAAAGAAGTAACCCTGATCTTCCTCTGGAATAAACCCGGTAGGAACTGCTCTGTACATTAAAACCGTTGCTACTAAACCAGTGATGAAAACCCCAATTACAATCGGTTTGACATGGGTAAGGTAGCTAACAAACCCGACATATCGCCGTGTGAACCAAGAAAATCCCCGATTAAATTGCGTAAAGAACCAACCCAAAGGGCCCCGTGCAGTCTGAGCAGGGCGCATGAGGATGGCTGCCATACTTGGAGAGAATGTTAAAGCATTGAAGGTGGAAATGGCAATGGAGCAAGCAACGGTTAACGCAAATTGTTTGTAGACAATCCCTGTAGTGCCTGGAATGAATGCAACGGGAATGAATACCGCCATGAGTACAAGTGAAGTGGCAATGATTGCCCCAGTCAACTCCTTCATCGCTTCGACAGCCGCCTCAAAGGGCCTCATGCCCTGCTCCAGTTTGACTGCAACTGCCTCCACTACAATAATGGCATCATCAACAACGATCCCGATCGCTAAAACGAAACCAAATAAGGTCAGTGTATTAATCTGAAATCCTAAAACCAAGAGAGCCGCACATGTTCCAATCAGGGAAACGGGGATCGCAACAGTAGGAATGATCGTGGTACGCCAATCTTGCAGAAAGACGAAAATTACCAAGACCACCAGGATAATCGCCTCAACCAAAGTGTGCAGAACTTCTTCTAAAGAAATTTCCACAAATGGCGTGGTATCAAATGCCAACTGTGCTTTTAGTCCAGGTGGAAAACTCTTCTCCAGCGCTACGATCTGCTCTTCAACAGCATGAGCAACATCTAAGGCATTACTACCCGGAAGTTGATATATTCCCAAACCCACGGCTGCCTTGGGAGCATTTCCTGGGATGGTAAATTTGGCATCAGCAAGATAGTTTTCTGCTCCCAATTCAACTCGACCGACATCTCTGACTTTAACTAGGGTGCTATTCGTAGTGCTATTGGTAGTGCTATTGCTAGTACTATTAGTGCCACCTTGACTCACCTTCAGCACCATATCCTCAAATTCAGCCGCATCTTTAAATCGACTGGTTGCCCGTAAAGCAAATTCAAAGCTTTGATTATCTGGTGCTGGTTCCTTACCAATCGCCCCTGCACCCACTTGAATATTTTGTTGTTGCAGGGCAGTTGTCACATCTTGAGGAGTTAGTTGATGTTGGGCCAGCTTGTTGGGATCGAGCCAAAGACGCATGGCATATTTGCGTTCCCCAAAAACCCTGGCACTTCCTACACCAGGAAGTCGTTTGATTTGATCGAGAATATAAAGATCGACATAATTACTGATAAAAATGTTGTCATACTCATTATTTTCTGAGTAAAACCCATAAACCAGAAGAAGACTGCTTGATGCAGTTTCAACGGTGACACCTGTTCTTTGAACAGTATCTGGCAATTGAGGTGAAGCAAGTGCTTCTTTATTTTGAACGTTTACTTGAGCAATATCGCTATTAACATTAGTTGGGAAGGAGACAGTTATATTGCTAGAACCATCATTACCCGTGTTAGAAGATATATAAGATACATCTTTAACACCATTAATTTGTCGCTCGATAATGTTGGTGACACTGCTTTCTGTTGTTTGAGCATCCGCACCAATATTGTTAGAGCTAACGGTGATTTGCACCGGGGCGAGATCCGGTAGCTGAGAAATTGGCAGGATGGGAATACAGATGCTTCCCAGCAGCAAGATGATAAACGTACAGACCGTAGTTAAGACTGGACGTTTGATGAAGGTGTTGACAAACATAAATCCAGGAACAGTTTAATTCTGGTTACGGACAGAGTGGCTTTTTATTAATATAAGGATTTATTAAGGTTTCATGTTAAATATTTTCTCCTTCCCATACTCCGTATGGGAATACATAGGTCTGGACTGCTGACTCAAGGGGAAATCAAGCTTTTTTCAACTTTGGGACTTACGTCAAACTACAAGCACTCAGAGGCGAATGGCACTAAGAAAAGCTGAAACCTCGTCAGGGCATGGTGTGGGAGGTGTGGGAGGATGTGGAGGCAATGGAGCATTTGTTGATATGCAGTTATTCAATTTCTCCTCTTTCTCCCCACACTTCCCCCACTCCCCACACTCAAAAAGCAAGTTATATCAGGGCTTTGCCATTAACTTAGTGCCATTCCACTCAGAGGCAATAACCTGCGGGTACTCCGTTGGATGACGTAAGAAGAAAATCTTTCTTTTCAGCGATTGTTTGCGTAAGTCCCGGACTTGTGGGTACACCATAGCCCCTTTGTAAGGGGCAATAGGACAGAATTTGGTCTAATCAACTGAAAAATGCGGTCGGTAATGTATCCAAATTTCTAATGAGATTTGCCATTACCTTGAAAATTTAACAACTGATCGTCATTGACCCAAATCGCTTGTTGAGGTACAGAAATAGAAATTCCGGCTTTGTCTAGGGCGACTTTCAGGCGACGGCGGAACTCCCGTGCTACATCCCATTGCTTAAGGGGCTGTGTTTTAAACCATACACGAATAATTAAACCGCGATCGCCAAATTGATCTATTCCCAAAACTTGGGGCGGTTCCAAAATTTGACGCTGCCATTGCATTTCTTGATTCATCTCGAAAGCAACTGTTTCAATTAACTTCAAAGCGTGTTCTGTATCGGCTTGGTAGGCAATGGGAACCGTTAAATCGGCTCGTGACCAACGACTGGAAAGATTGGCAACAATTTTAATTTCACTATTGGGAATCGTGATCAAGCGCCCTTCAGAATCCCGCAGTTGGGTCATCCGCAGATTCAGATTTTCTACTAAGCCTCCTACGTCTCCCACGTTAATCACATCGCCTAAAGCGTACTGGTCTTCTAGGATAATTAGGAAACCATTAATCGCATCTTTAATTAGGTTTTGCGAGGCCAGAGACAATGCAACACCAACCAAACTCGCACCCGCTAGTAAGGGAACGATATCTATCCCCAATGACACCAGCGCTAGCAAAAAGCCTACTCCTACGCAGATACCAGTAGCGATGCTTTTAGTCACGCCAGAAAATGTGGAAACTCGCAGTTGCAGCCGTTCTGAACTTTCTGGAGTCAGTAAAGCACCACTGCTAATTAGAGTGGTGGTGAAGCGGTCAATAAGAGCGTAGATGAGACGGATTGCTACATAAGTTCCCAAGAACACGACACCTAATCGCAAAGGAAATTGGGCAGCTGTGAGAATCCCTAACTGAAATGGTCGTGTGTAGGGAAATAGACCCAAGATAAAGAAACTTCCACTACCCCAAATTCCAGCTTGAGTTAGCTGAAACAATCGTCTTTTGACTTCTTGGATATGCCGATGTTGCTGTTGATTTAGTTGTGTTGTAATTGGTTGAGCTGCTGCTGGTGAAATTGGGGAGTTTAGGGGCCATCTAAGAGGTTGGGAGGCAATGGGTTGTACTGAATTTTTTTTGGAACGGCGCTGCCAACTATATATCCCCCAACTCATGATAATCATTGCCAGTCCTGTGCCAGCAGCAATTTTACCTTGGTTGATTAAAAATTGAGTTTGTCTTTCTTGCTTTGCTTGTTGCAAGTCTTGTTGTAACGATTCGGCGACTTGATTTGCCGATGTCAACATATCTACCTGTCGTAGTCCAGCATCCTCAGAAGTGATCGTCATCAGGTATTGATCGTTGACATAAATTACTGGTAAGTCGTTTACCTTGCGAACTTGTACCTTGACTGCTGTTTTTGCTGGTGATTGAATGTAATTTTGGCTAATTGTCTCCAACTTCTTTTGGATATCTTCTGAACGCTCAGGAAAGTTGGCTTTTGATGCTGCGATCTGAAATAACCGCCGACCATCTAAATAAATCCAGCCTGTGACAAGCCGATCGTTTGAATCACTACTGACACTGCTGGGAGCTTGTAATTGAGGTAAAAATGGAATCTGGGCTGTGGCTTTTGCTATAGGTACAACGGCTATGGCCATTGAACTGGCGATGCCTACGGCGGGCAAAGCCAACGCCAAAAATTGAAAACGCACTCAAACACCTCCTTGAAAACAATTGACTATTGACTACTTCTATAACCATCCTCCGCAATTACTTTGAGTAAATGTACCCATCTAAAGTTGAGGTTTTCTCTTTAGATGATGAAAGTTCGATGTTGTTTTATTTGCCCTCTATCTTTAGATAGATGACAATGTACTTAGAATCAGCAAGCAAAGCTTAGAAGAGTCTTACTCTTACCAAAGATAAAACAAAAAGAAAGAACCTGGCGATGAAGTTGACATTAGGGTAATCAAACGTCAAGCTAGTTTTCAGGACTATTGACTAGTGATTTGCTTTCTTTCAAGCAAAAATCGCAAGTTGTACAATAACCTAGTAGAGTGCGTAAAATTTACGTAACTTTTTTAATTTTTTGAGGTAACTTTTGATGACCGCAACTTCTCCCCGATTAAAGCACGAGGTTAAAGACCTCGGCCTAGCTGCCTTGGGAAGACAGCGCATTGAATGGGCTGGACGCGAAATGCCAGTTTTGAAGCAAATCCGCGATCGCTTTGCTATTGAGAAACCCTTCGCTGGTTTACGCCTTGTAGCTTGCGCCCACATTACAACAGAAACAGCACATTTGGCGATCGCTCTGAAAGCCGGTGGTGCAGATGCGCTTTTAATTGCTAGTAACCCCTTATCAACCCAAGATGACGTAGCAGCTAGCCTCGTCCTCGATCACGAAATTCCCGTCTTTGCTCAAAAAGGCGAAGATAACGAAACTTATAACCGCCACGTCCAAATAGCTTTAGATCATCGCCCCAACATTATTGTTGATGACGGTAGCGATGTGGTTGCAACTCTGGTACAACAACGCCAACATCAAATCGCTGATTTGATTGGTAGCACCGAAGAAACCACCACCGGTATCGTGCGGTTACGCGCCATGTTTAGAGAAGGCGTTCTCACCTTCCCCGCAGTCAACGTCAACGACGCTGACACCAAGCACTTCTTTGATAATCGCTATGGTACTGGGCAATCAACCCTAGATGGCATTATCCGCGCCACAAATATTTTGTTGGCTGGTAAAAACATTGTCGTCGTTGGTTATGGCTGGTGTGGTAAAGGTACAGCCCTCCGCGCCCGTGGCATGGGTGCTAACGTCATCGTCACCGAAATCGACCCCATCAAGGCAATTGAAGCCGTAATGGATGGCTTCCGCGTCCTGCCAATGGCTAAAGCTGCACCTGAAGGTGATATATTTATCACTGTGACTGGTAACAAGCACGTCGTTCGCGGTGAACACTTCGATGTCATGAAAGACGGTGCGATCGTTTGTAACTCCGGTCACTTTGACTTGGAACTTGATTTGAAATACTTGGCTGCACAAGCTAAGGAAATCAAAGAAGTTCGTCCTTTCACCGAAGAATACAAGTTGAAAAATGGTAAATCAGTTGTCGTTCTCGGACAAGGACGCTTGATTAACCTCGCTGCGGCTGAAGG contains:
- a CDS encoding efflux RND transporter permease subunit — its product is MFVNTFIKRPVLTTVCTFIILLLGSICIPILPISQLPDLAPVQITVSSNNIGADAQTTESSVTNIIERQINGVKDVSYISSNTGNDGSSNITVSFPTNVNSDIAQVNVQNKEALASPQLPDTVQRTGVTVETASSSLLLVYGFYSENNEYDNIFISNYVDLYILDQIKRLPGVGSARVFGERKYAMRLWLDPNKLAQHQLTPQDVTTALQQQNIQVGAGAIGKEPAPDNQSFEFALRATSRFKDAAEFEDMVLKVSQGGTNSTSNSTTNSTTNSTLVKVRDVGRVELGAENYLADAKFTIPGNAPKAAVGLGIYQLPGSNALDVAHAVEEQIVALEKSFPPGLKAQLAFDTTPFVEISLEEVLHTLVEAIILVVLVIFVFLQDWRTTIIPTVAIPVSLIGTCAALLVLGFQINTLTLFGFVLAIGIVVDDAIIVVEAVAVKLEQGMRPFEAAVEAMKELTGAIIATSLVLMAVFIPVAFIPGTTGIVYKQFALTVACSIAISTFNALTFSPSMAAILMRPAQTARGPLGWFFTQFNRGFSWFTRRYVGFVSYLTHVKPIVIGVFITGLVATVLMYRAVPTGFIPEEDQGYFFVIVQGPDGVSLKYTESVMDRVVKEVTSAPEVRASFMISGFGFDGNASNLGIAFANLKPWKERAKESESVYGILQRLNKKLSTITEARAIAVNAPPVRGLSSTGGFEFIIQDRTGSAPIETLVETAKKFIAAANKKPVLQRVFTQFTADTPQFDIQVNRNQAKALNVEINDIFGALQTYLGSQYVNNFVQGQRQYRVYVQADGVFRSNPDDIGKLYVRSANGVMIPLSSLVKVTPFVGPKTVSHYNLYRSIKVQGAPAPGSSSGEAIKAMEQVAAEVLPQGFGYEWTGTYLQEKTSGGATGLIFALAIVIVFLVLAAQYESYVDPIIILLTVPLAVLGAMTAIWLRSNIFMAGSLFPKVVDDIYCQVGLVTLIGLAAKNAILVVEFANQLHEQGMSYTRAAVKAGQERLRPILMTSFAALLGFLPLVISQGAGASSRWSLGTALFGGLLLSTFLSLFLVPILYILVKTLAQAIFSRKRSGGSKPPDYPNETSGSEHKALPAGSSQPETQLRSQQDGIT
- the ahcY gene encoding adenosylhomocysteinase; this translates as MTATSPRLKHEVKDLGLAALGRQRIEWAGREMPVLKQIRDRFAIEKPFAGLRLVACAHITTETAHLAIALKAGGADALLIASNPLSTQDDVAASLVLDHEIPVFAQKGEDNETYNRHVQIALDHRPNIIVDDGSDVVATLVQQRQHQIADLIGSTEETTTGIVRLRAMFREGVLTFPAVNVNDADTKHFFDNRYGTGQSTLDGIIRATNILLAGKNIVVVGYGWCGKGTALRARGMGANVIVTEIDPIKAIEAVMDGFRVLPMAKAAPEGDIFITVTGNKHVVRGEHFDVMKDGAIVCNSGHFDLELDLKYLAAQAKEIKEVRPFTEEYKLKNGKSVVVLGQGRLINLAAAEGHPSAVMDMSFANQALACEFLVKNKGKLAPGLHSIPVEVDQEIARLKLQAIGITIDSLTADQIEYINSWTSGT
- a CDS encoding mechanosensitive ion channel family protein; its protein translation is MAIAVVPIAKATAQIPFLPQLQAPSSVSSDSNDRLVTGWIYLDGRRLFQIAASKANFPERSEDIQKKLETISQNYIQSPAKTAVKVQVRKVNDLPVIYVNDQYLMTITSEDAGLRQVDMLTSANQVAESLQQDLQQAKQERQTQFLINQGKIAAGTGLAMIIMSWGIYSWQRRSKKNSVQPIASQPLRWPLNSPISPAAAQPITTQLNQQQHRHIQEVKRRLFQLTQAGIWGSGSFFILGLFPYTRPFQLGILTAAQFPLRLGVVFLGTYVAIRLIYALIDRFTTTLISSGALLTPESSERLQLRVSTFSGVTKSIATGICVGVGFLLALVSLGIDIVPLLAGASLVGVALSLASQNLIKDAINGFLIILEDQYALGDVINVGDVGGLVENLNLRMTQLRDSEGRLITIPNSEIKIVANLSSRWSRADLTVPIAYQADTEHALKLIETVAFEMNQEMQWQRQILEPPQVLGIDQFGDRGLIIRVWFKTQPLKQWDVAREFRRRLKVALDKAGISISVPQQAIWVNDDQLLNFQGNGKSH